In a single window of the Acipenser ruthenus chromosome 8, fAciRut3.2 maternal haplotype, whole genome shotgun sequence genome:
- the LOC117405897 gene encoding cullin-5 — MATSNLLKNKGSLQFEDKWDLMRPIVLKLLRQESVTKQQWFDLFSDVHAVCLWDDKGPAKIHQALKEDILDFIKQAQARVLSHQDDTALLKAYIVEWRKFFTQCDILPKPFCQLEITLMGKQGSNKKSNVEDSIVRKLMLDTWNESIFSNIKNRLQDSAMKLVHAERLGEAFDSQLVIGVRESYVNLCSNPEDKLQIYRDNFEKAYLDSTERFYRTQAPSYLQQNGVQNYMKYADAKLREEEKRALRYLETRRECNSVQALMECCVNALVTSFKETILAECPGMIKRNETDKLHLMFSLMDKVPNGIEPMLKDLEDHIISAGLADMVATAETITTDSEKYVEQLLTLFNRFSKLVKEAFQDDPRFLTARDKAYKAVVNDATIFKLELPLKQKGVGLKTQPESKCPELLANYCDMLLRKTPLSKKLTSEEIEAKLKEVLLVLKYVQNKDVFMRYHKAHLTRRLILDISADSEIEENMVEWLREVGMPADYVNKLARMFQDIKVSEDLNQSFKEMHKHNKLALPADSANIKILNAGAWSRSSEKVFVSLPTELEDLIPEVEEFYKKNHSGRKLHWHHLMSNGIITFKNEVGQYDLEVTTFQLAVLFAWNQRPREKISFENLKLATELPDAELRRTLWSLVAFPKLKRQVLSYEPQVNSPKDFAEGTLFFVNQEFSLIKNSKVQKRGKINLIGRLQLTTERMREEENEGIVQLRILRTQEAIIQIMKMRKKITNAQLQTELVEILKNMFLPQKKMIKEQIEWLIEHKYIKRDESDINTFIYMA, encoded by the exons aGAGTGTTGAGCCATCAGGATGACACCGCATTACTCAAAGCCTACATTGTGGAATGGAGAAAGTTCTTCACTCAGTGTGACATCCTCCCCAAGCCATTCTGCCAGCTCGAGATTACACTGATGGGGAAACAGGGCAGCAACAAGAAGTCAAATGTAGAAGACAGCATTGTGAGAAAG CTCATGCTTGACACGTGGAATGAGTCCATCTTTTCCAATATAAAGAATCGGCTGCAGGACAGTGCAATGAAACTGGTGCACGCAGAGCGATTGGGAGAGGCATTTGACTCGCAGCTCGTCATTGGAGTCCGAGAGTCTTATG TGAATCTGTGCTCCAACCCCGAAGACAAACTTCAGATTTATCGGGATAATTTTGAAAAGGCATATCTGGATTCAACTGAGAGATTTTACAGGACACAAGCTCCCTCATATTTACAGCAAAATGGCGTTCAGAATTATATGAAATAT GCTGATGCTAAGTTAAGAGAAGAAGAGAAAAGAGCACTTCGTTATTTAGAGACGAGGCGTGAATGTAACTCTGTACAAGCA CTTATGGAGTGTTGTGTAAATGCACTTGTGACGTCGTTCAAAGAGACAATCTTAGCAGAATGCCCCGGCATGATTAAAAGAAACGAAACTGATA AGCTACATCTTATGTTTTCACTCATGGATAAAGTTCCAAATGGAATCGAACCCATGCTGAAAGATTTGGAGGACCATATTATAAGTGCCGGGTTAGCAGACATGGTAGCAACAGCTGAAACGATCACTACT GACTCTGAGAAATATGTAGAGCAGCTGCTTACATTATTTAATCGATTCAGTAAACTAGTTAAAGAAGCATTTCAAGATGACCCTCGCTTTCTGACTGCCAGAGACAAA GCATATAAAGCTGTTGTGAATGACGCCACAATATTTAAACTTGAGCTACCCCTGAAGCAAAAAGG AGTGGGTTTAAAAACACAGCCTGAGTCCAAGTGCCCTGAGCTGCTAGCAAACTACTGTGACATGTTGTTAAGAAAAACACCGCTTAGTAAAAAACTTACCTCTGAAGAAATTGAAGCAAAACTGAAGGAGGTG tTACTGGTGCTAAAATATGTGCAAAATAAAGATGTCTTCATGCGGTATCATAAAGCACATTTGACTCGCCGTTTGATCCTGGACATTTCAGCTGACAGCGAGATTGAAGAAAACATGGTGGAGTGGCTTAGA GAAGTGGGTATGCCTGCAGACTATGTAAACAAACTGGCCAGGATGTTTCAGGATATTAAAGTATCCGAAGACCTTAACCAgtcattcaaggaaatgcataaaCACAATAAGCTTGCATTACCAG CGGATTCAGCGAACATTAAAATCCTGAATGCTGGAGCCTGGTCCAGGAGCTCTGAGAAGGTGTTTGTGTCTCTGCCCACGGAGCTGGAGGACCTCATTCCGGAGGTCGAGGAGTTCTACAAGAAGAACCACAGCGGCAGAAAACTGCACTGGCATCACCTCATGTCCAACGGCATT ATAACGTTTAAGAATGAAGTGGGCCAGTATGACCTGGAGGTCACCACATTTCAGCTGGCCGTTCTGTTTGCCTGGAACCAAAGACCCAGAGAAAAGATTAGTTTTGAAAATCTCAAATTGGCAACCGAGCTCCCAGACGCAGAGCTTCGACGAACCTTATGG TCTCTTGTAGCTTTTCCAAAGCTAAAGCGGCAGGTGTTATCATACGAACCTCAAGTCAACTCACCCAAAGACTTTGCAGAAGGCACCCTCTTCTTCGTGAACCAGGAGTTCTCTTTAAT TAAAAACAGCAAGGTTCAGAAAAGAGGAAAGATTAATCTCATCGGCAGACTGCAGCTGACaacagagagaatgagagaggagGAAAATGAAGGGATCGTCCAGCTAAGAATATTAAGAACCCAG GAGGCCATCATCCAAATAATGAAAATGCGCAAGAAGATTACCAACGCCCAGCTCCAGACTGAACTGGTAGAAAttctaaaaaacatgtttttaccgCAGAAGAAAATGATCAAAGAGCAAATTGAATGGCTTATCGAGCACAAATACATCAAGAGGGATGAGTCGGACATAAACACCTTCATTTACATGGCGTAG
- the LOC117972791 gene encoding DCN1-like protein 5 isoform X1, with amino-acid sequence MLRSTKELAGIQQVSQTFDRLNIVEDLNGQGDQKNIGTPQPSSSSSVHTMPVKKKRKSSGPEDAGIRKCKITSFCRSQAPGRLINTEDHFSSKKCTSWYYEYAGPDEVLGPEGMEKFCEDIGVEPENIIMLVLAWKLEAPNMGFFTKEEWLKGMTLLQCDCTERLQSKLDYLRSQLNDTTAFKNIYRYAFDFARDKDQRSLDIDTAKSMLALLLGRTWPLFSVFHQFLEQSKYKVMNKDQWYNVLEFSRTVHADLSNYDEDGAWPVLLDEFVEWQKARLAL; translated from the exons ATGCTACGAAGCACT aagGAGCTGGCAGGCATTCAACAGGTATCTCAAACATTTGACAGGCTA aatataGTAGAAGATTTGAATGGACAAGGTGATCAAAAAAACATAG GAACCCCCCAACCAAGCAGCTCTTCAAGTGTTCACACAATGCctgtgaaaaagaaaagaaagtcttCAGGGCCAGAAGATGCTGGCATTAGGAAATGCAAGATTACAAG CTTCTGCAGATCACAAGCACCTGGTAGATTGATAAATACGGAAGACCATTTTTCAAGCAAGAAGTGCACGTCTTGGTATTATGAATATGCAG GTCCTGATGAAGTTTTGGGTCCAGAAGGCATGGAAAAGTTCTGTGAAGACATTGGTGTGGAACCTGAAAAT ATTATCATGTTAGTCTTAGCCTGGAAATTGGAAGCCCCAAATATGGGCTTTTTCACAAAGGAAGAATGGCTAAAGGGAATGACCTTACTACA ATGTGACTGTACAGAAAGGTTACAGAGCAAGCTTGATTATTTGCGATCCCAGCTAAATGATACTACAGCTTTCAAGAATATCTACAGATATGCCTTTGATTTTGCTAGG GATAAAGACCAACGTAGCCTTGATATCGACACTGCAAAGTCTATGTTAGCTTTACTTCTAGGAAGAACATGGCCTCTCTTCTCAGTGTTTCATCAGTTTTTGGAG caaTCCAAATATAAAGTTATGAACAAGGATCAGTGGTACAATGTCTTAGAATTCAGCAGAACAGTCCATGCGGATCTTAGTAACTACGATGAAGACGGTGCAT ggccTGTTCTGTTAGATGAATTTGTGGAGTGGCAGAAGGCACGACTGGCATTATAA
- the LOC117972791 gene encoding DCN1-like protein 5 isoform X2, producing MPVKKKRKSSGPEDAGIRKCKITSFCRSQAPGRLINTEDHFSSKKCTSWYYEYAGPDEVLGPEGMEKFCEDIGVEPENIIMLVLAWKLEAPNMGFFTKEEWLKGMTLLQCDCTERLQSKLDYLRSQLNDTTAFKNIYRYAFDFARDKDQRSLDIDTAKSMLALLLGRTWPLFSVFHQFLEQSKYKVMNKDQWYNVLEFSRTVHADLSNYDEDGAWPVLLDEFVEWQKARLAL from the exons ATGCctgtgaaaaagaaaagaaagtcttCAGGGCCAGAAGATGCTGGCATTAGGAAATGCAAGATTACAAG CTTCTGCAGATCACAAGCACCTGGTAGATTGATAAATACGGAAGACCATTTTTCAAGCAAGAAGTGCACGTCTTGGTATTATGAATATGCAG GTCCTGATGAAGTTTTGGGTCCAGAAGGCATGGAAAAGTTCTGTGAAGACATTGGTGTGGAACCTGAAAAT ATTATCATGTTAGTCTTAGCCTGGAAATTGGAAGCCCCAAATATGGGCTTTTTCACAAAGGAAGAATGGCTAAAGGGAATGACCTTACTACA ATGTGACTGTACAGAAAGGTTACAGAGCAAGCTTGATTATTTGCGATCCCAGCTAAATGATACTACAGCTTTCAAGAATATCTACAGATATGCCTTTGATTTTGCTAGG GATAAAGACCAACGTAGCCTTGATATCGACACTGCAAAGTCTATGTTAGCTTTACTTCTAGGAAGAACATGGCCTCTCTTCTCAGTGTTTCATCAGTTTTTGGAG caaTCCAAATATAAAGTTATGAACAAGGATCAGTGGTACAATGTCTTAGAATTCAGCAGAACAGTCCATGCGGATCTTAGTAACTACGATGAAGACGGTGCAT ggccTGTTCTGTTAGATGAATTTGTGGAGTGGCAGAAGGCACGACTGGCATTATAA
- the LOC131696765 gene encoding uncharacterized protein LOC131696765: MLETIPPKAFQAFAAQETDLVLHDNPWQCNCNMYELKRSAPASLAQRIRCHTGPLAGHYLSTVNQEQLTCKESLRVAHVVTVTVPAGRGLKLACETKNKKGHVLYWQTPLRKHKTTTIYSSEDHTFVLSDGSLKIVRLSAHLSGIYYCVFGYEEGQMITLYKVNLMDHGILERGRLREKREYEQYVELVSEEHFASAIAASVIVTFLGAVILGAISSPFFIECCRKIKHRRNATKAKLGLELKTEPRHYENMVFAINEDPKEETPIYDIPKGSESIAQDSSSGQECTYAKPSNAHKTISLEVPEPDKEYDVSPPRPAPRLKFPPRKGDGQSQNTEISEGAHNESAQSLHGQVDAPRYAHGTSHSDAEHCLNSNLSTDNITSALPAIGENSEADYIIFPVCDYTKVAPVQHSADIILSEKLFSHSAIIPNSPQTFESNTSCAAFPEEPGTNAENSAGLHNKKKGLDLDKPLCSEEENMKAKQDFLKIEMHEGSSDVITEEEKPDYGMCPKANLDKTAKRSENPEAHGESSHNEEKPVDLNQRDQNSGMNKDNQEGPSSSEESGDLSQHQPKAAKRRVIKLYNYDEEGKLYDHIKSSEEFESESEQRMKRRSLSLTRLNAIMSVAFADDFNSELNKNQKQSNIDGNGMFNIKK; this comes from the exons ATGCTTGAAACGATCCCTCCCAAGGCCTTCCAAGCCTTTGCTGCCCAGGAAACCGATTTAGTTTTACATGATAATCCTTGGCAGTGCAATTGCAACATGTACGAGCTGAAACGGTCTGCTCCCGCTTCACTGGCACAGAGAATCAGATGTCACACTGGGCCTCTTGCTGGTCACTACCTGTCAACAGTCAACCAGGAGCAGCTGACATGCAAAGAGTCCCTCCGAGTTGCACACGTTGTCACGGTGACAGTCCCAGCTGGAAGGGGGTTAAAACTTGCATGTGAGACAAAGAATAAAAAAG GACACGTACTTTACTGGCAGACTCCACTTAGGAAACACAAAACCACGACAATTTACAGCAGTGAAGACCATACCTTTGTGTTGAGTGATGGGAGTTTAAAGATTGTCAGGCTCTCCGCTCACCTCTCTGGAATATATTACTGTGTCTTTGGCTATGAAGAAGGACAAATGATAACCCTTTATAAGGTCAATTTAATGGATCACGGTATTCTAGAAAGGGGGCGATTAAGGGAAAAAAGGGAGTATGAGCAATATGTAGAGTTAGTGTCGGAGGAGCACTTTGCCTCTGCTATTGCTGCTTCTGTCATCGTTACTTTCTTAGGTGCTGTCATTCTTGGTGCCATCAGTAGTCCGTTCTTCATTGAGTGCTGCAGGAAAATAAAGCACCGCAGAAATGCGACAAAAGCCAAACTAGGTCTTGAATTGAAAACAGAGCCAAGGCATTATGAAAACATGGTATTTGCAATTAATGAAGACCCAAAAGAAGAAACACCAATCTATGACATTCCCAAAGGATCAGAGTCTATAGCACAGGATTCCAGTAGTGGCCAGGAATGTACCTATGCAAAACCCAGCAATGCTCATAAAACAATTTCCCTTGAGGTTCCTGAACCAGACAAAGAATATGATGTTTCACCACCGCGACCAGCACCCAGACTGAAGTTCCCACCTCGTAAAGGAGATGGACAATCACAAAACACAGAGATATCAGAGGGCGCACACAATGAATCAGCTCAAAGTCTACATGGTCAAGTAGACGCACCAAGGTATGCACATGGAACCAGTCACTCTGATGCAGAACACTGTCTCAACAGCAACCTCTCAACAGATAACATTACAAGTGCATTACCAGCAATAGGAGAAAACAGTGAAGCAGACTACATCATTTTCCCTGTTTGCGATTATACAAAAGTGGCTCCTGTCCAACACTCTGCCGATATTATTCTTTCTGAAAAACTGTTTAGCCACAGTGCAATCATTCCAAACTCCCCACAGACATTTGAGTCCAATACATCATGTGCAGCATTTCCTGAAGAGCCAGGAACAAATGCTGAAAATAGTGCCGGTCttcacaataaaaagaaagggcTGGATTTAGACAAACCTCTTTGTTCAGAGGAAGAAAACATGAAAGCTAAACAAGACTTTCTCAAAATAGAAATGCATGAAGGAAGTTCTGATGTAATTACTGAAGAGGAAAAGCCTGATTATGGAATGTGTCCCAAAGCCAACCTTGATAAAACAGCTAAAAGAAGTGAAAATCCAGAAGCACATGGAGAGAGCAGTCACAATGAAGAGAAACCGGTTGACCTAAACCAGAGAGATCAGAACTCAGGCATGAATAAAGACAACCAGGAAGGTCCTTCGTCCAGTGAGGAGTCAGGAGATCTGTCTCAACACCAGCCCAAGGCAGCCAAGCGAAGGGTTATCAAGCTGTACAACTATgatgaagaaggaaagctgtacGATCACATTAAAAGTTCAGAAGAGTTTGAGTCCGAGAGCGAGCAGAGAATGAAACGGAGGTCATTGTCCCTGACTCGGCTGAATGCAATTATGAGCGTAGCATTTGCAGATGACTTCAATTCAGAATTAAACAAGAATCAGAAACAGTCAAACATTGATGGAAATggcatgtttaatataaaaaaataa